A genome region from Heptranchias perlo isolate sHepPer1 chromosome 32, sHepPer1.hap1, whole genome shotgun sequence includes the following:
- the fndc10 gene encoding fibronectin type III domain-containing protein 10, which yields MRPLGVPVPVLLLLWLCESRLENGNPVTGGSWNSSRPRIGREEKVGPLVPRAQGREEPGGSSNTSSPDTEEETGSGLEETTCAYKVLLNGRGAGRICFRTTDSGFSCGAGSCRVYRSGRSLVANVMANSSVFLQWQPRTLRHLRGFHLNCSWSGLYTKFQCDSVQLGVGCRDYLVSNVHDSVDYRICLHTVYGNRSQRDEDCLQFRAEPAGMQDIVIAMTAVGGSICVMLVIICLLVAYITENIMHPAFPRSSSKRGHDDHRVTT from the coding sequence ATGCGGCCGCTCGGGGTGCCGGTGCCGGTGCTGCTGTTGCTCTGGTTGTGCGAGTCCAGACTGGAGAACGGGAACCCGGTCACCGGCGGCTCCTGGAATTCAAGCCGCCCTCGGATCGGCAGAGAGGAGAAAGTGGGACCGCTTGTCCCAAGAGCGCAGGGGAGAGAAGAGCCAGGCGGCTCATCCAACACGAGCAGCCCCgacacggaggaggagacggGAAGCGGCCTGGAGGAGACCACCTGCGCTTACAAGGTGCTGCTGAACGGGAGAGGCGCCGGGCGGATCTGTTTCAGGACCACGGACAGCGGCTTCAGCTGCGGAGCGGGCAGCTGCCGGGTTTACCGCTCCGGCCGCTCGCTGGTGGCCAACGTGATGGCAAACAGCAGCGTCTTCCTGCAGTGGCAGCCCCGGACCCTGCGGCATCTCCGGGGCTTTCACCTCAACTGCAGCTGGAGCGGCCTCTACACCAAGTTCCAGTGCGACAGCGTCCAGCTGGGGGTCGGCTGCCGCGACTACCTGGTCAGCAACGTCCACGACAGCGTGGACTACCGGATCTGCCTGCACACCGTCTACGGCAACCGGAGCCAACGGGACGAGGACTGCCTGCAGTTCCGAGCCGAGCCGGCCGGCATGCAGGACATTGTCATCGCAATGACTGCCGTGGGGGGCTCCATCTGCGTGATGCTGGTGATTATCTGCCTGCTGGTGGCCTACATTACTGAGAACATCATGCACCCCGCCTTCCCCAGGTCCTCTTCCAAACGGGGACACGATGATCACAGAGTAACCACATAA